One stretch of Roseovarius mucosus DNA includes these proteins:
- a CDS encoding gamma-glutamyl-gamma-aminobutyrate hydrolase family protein translates to MTARRPVIGVTVSRRSGWRIFPLIALNVWLAGGRALRWQAGRAADIESVDGLIIGGGDDISPDLYGGRLVKSARLDPDRDALERGLVLAAFAHDKPVLGICRGSQMLNIALGGTLHQDAYETYAASDHIRTVLPRKTVRITAGTRLAQLAGTQPMKVNALHTQAVNRLGDGLRIAARDSAGMIQAVERVKEPFALGVQWHPEHLFYAHRQMGIFRALIAAAAARRDHAAQLPGVDAVAR, encoded by the coding sequence ATGACCGCACGCCGCCCCGTGATCGGGGTCACAGTTTCGCGCCGGTCAGGGTGGCGTATCTTTCCGCTTATCGCGCTTAATGTGTGGTTGGCGGGGGGGCGCGCCCTGCGGTGGCAAGCGGGCCGCGCGGCTGACATAGAGTCGGTGGATGGGCTCATCATCGGCGGTGGCGATGACATCTCGCCGGATCTCTATGGCGGGCGGCTGGTTAAATCCGCGCGACTAGATCCCGACCGGGACGCGCTGGAACGTGGGCTGGTCTTGGCCGCCTTTGCGCATGACAAGCCGGTTTTGGGTATCTGCCGGGGTAGTCAGATGCTCAACATCGCTCTTGGGGGCACATTGCATCAAGACGCGTATGAGACCTATGCCGCCAGCGATCACATTCGCACCGTGCTGCCGCGTAAGACCGTTCGGATCACCGCCGGCACCCGTCTGGCACAGCTTGCGGGCACCCAACCGATGAAGGTGAACGCCCTGCATACCCAGGCCGTTAATCGCTTGGGGGACGGTTTGCGCATCGCTGCGCGGGATAGTGCTGGCATGATTCAGGCTGTCGAGCGGGTCAAGGAACCCTTTGCCTTGGGCGTGCAATGGCACCCCGAGCATCTTTTTTATGCGCATCGGCAAATGGGCATCTTTCGTGCGCTCATCGCAGCGGCTGCGGCGCGGCGCGATCATGCGGCGCAACTGCCCGGCGTGGATGCCGTGGCACGTTGA
- a CDS encoding amidoligase family protein — MTAFAPLPQPFNATGDPRLVGVEIELGGLPESRVADLCASKLGGTAQQVDSHIWRVENSQIGQIDIYLDIFLRNAEHSKLRDLALDLGREVVPVEIVTKPLDMDGLARLDDLRMTLRDAGALGSGAGWFFGFGLHLNIEMASDADADTVRPLLAYALIEDWLRAANPIDEARRLLPFTDPYPIDFTRALIEMGPEAARERVIGSYLELTPSRNRGLDMLPLFAHFDADRIKAAISDKTSARPTFHFRLPDCRIDEAAWSIADEWQRWLTVERVAADIALLKRLSQAWQDDHGLLTLSRQSWANRAGRILQSAGLDRV; from the coding sequence ATGACCGCCTTTGCCCCCCTGCCGCAGCCATTCAACGCTACGGGTGATCCCCGCCTTGTCGGTGTCGAAATCGAGCTTGGCGGCTTGCCGGAATCGCGCGTGGCGGACCTGTGTGCATCCAAACTGGGGGGCACGGCGCAACAGGTGGACAGCCATATCTGGCGGGTTGAGAATAGCCAGATCGGACAGATCGACATCTATCTCGACATCTTTCTGCGCAACGCGGAACACAGCAAACTGCGCGATCTGGCGCTAGATCTGGGGCGCGAAGTGGTGCCGGTGGAAATCGTCACCAAACCGCTTGATATGGATGGCCTTGCCCGTCTTGATGATTTGCGGATGACGCTTCGGGATGCAGGGGCTTTGGGCAGCGGCGCGGGCTGGTTCTTTGGGTTTGGCCTGCATCTTAACATTGAGATGGCCAGCGATGCTGATGCCGACACGGTTCGCCCTTTGCTTGCCTATGCGCTGATCGAGGACTGGCTGCGCGCCGCCAATCCTATTGACGAGGCCCGCCGTCTCTTACCCTTTACAGACCCATACCCGATTGATTTTACCCGTGCGCTGATCGAAATGGGGCCAGAGGCCGCGCGTGAGAGGGTGATCGGCAGCTATCTCGAACTGACGCCAAGCCGCAATCGCGGTCTTGATATGCTGCCCCTCTTTGCGCATTTCGACGCGGATCGGATCAAGGCGGCCATTTCCGACAAGACATCGGCACGCCCGACCTTTCATTTTCGTTTGCCCGACTGCCGGATAGACGAGGCCGCTTGGTCGATTGCCGATGAATGGCAACGCTGGTTGACTGTGGAACGGGTGGCCGCCGATATCGCGCTGCTCAAGCGCCTGTCGCAGGCCTGGCAGGACGATCACGGCCTGCTCACGCTGTCGCGTCAAAGCTGGGCCAATCGCGCAGGTCGTATCCTGCAATCGGCGGGGCTTGATCGAGTATGA
- the rlmN gene encoding 23S rRNA (adenine(2503)-C(2))-methyltransferase RlmN, translating into MTQTAPITQDVLTIPRKLPDGPINLVGLTRNALREVLIAHGTPEKQAKMRVNQIWQWIYQWGVRDFHAMTNLAKAYRAQLAENFVVTIPEVVSKQVSADGTRKYLVRIAGGHEVEVVYIPETDRGTLCISSQVGCTLTCSFCHTGTQKLVRNLTAGEIIGQVMLARDDLNEWPKPGEPAGERPRLISNIVLMGMGEPLYNFDNVRDAMKIAMDGEGISLSRRRITLSTSGVVPEIAKTAEEIGCLLAVSFHATTDEVRDTLVPINKRWNIATLLDTLREYPRLSNSERITFEYVMLKGVNDSDADARRLVQLIKGIPAKINLIPFNEWPGSPYQRSDWERIERFADIIYKAGYASPIRTPRGEDIMAACGQLKSATERSRKSRAQIEAEAGL; encoded by the coding sequence ATGACCCAAACTGCCCCCATTACACAGGATGTGCTGACCATCCCCCGCAAGCTGCCCGACGGGCCGATCAACCTGGTGGGGTTAACGCGCAATGCGCTGCGTGAGGTGCTGATCGCGCATGGCACGCCCGAAAAGCAGGCCAAGATGCGGGTCAATCAGATCTGGCAGTGGATCTATCAATGGGGTGTGCGTGATTTTCATGCCATGACCAATCTGGCCAAAGCCTATCGTGCCCAATTGGCCGAAAACTTTGTGGTGACAATCCCGGAAGTCGTGAGCAAGCAGGTCAGTGCCGATGGTACGCGCAAGTATCTGGTAAGGATCGCGGGCGGCCATGAGGTCGAGGTGGTCTATATCCCCGAAACCGATCGCGGGACGCTGTGCATTTCCTCTCAAGTGGGCTGTACGCTCACCTGTTCGTTTTGCCACACCGGCACGCAGAAACTGGTGCGCAACCTGACGGCGGGTGAGATCATCGGTCAGGTGATGCTGGCGCGCGATGACTTGAACGAATGGCCCAAACCGGGCGAGCCTGCAGGCGAGCGCCCCCGCCTTATCAGCAACATTGTCCTGATGGGCATGGGCGAGCCGCTCTATAATTTCGACAATGTGCGCGATGCCATGAAAATCGCCATGGATGGTGAAGGGATTTCCCTGTCACGCCGTCGTATCACGCTCTCGACCTCTGGTGTTGTGCCCGAGATCGCCAAGACGGCTGAGGAAATCGGATGTTTGCTGGCTGTCAGCTTTCACGCCACTACGGATGAGGTGCGCGATACTCTGGTGCCGATCAACAAGCGATGGAACATCGCCACGCTGCTGGACACGCTGCGCGAATATCCGCGCCTGAGCAATTCCGAGCGTATCACCTTTGAATATGTCATGCTCAAAGGTGTCAATGACAGTGATGCCGATGCCCGCCGCCTTGTTCAACTGATCAAGGGCATTCCGGCTAAGATCAACCTTATCCCATTCAACGAGTGGCCCGGCAGCCCCTATCAACGCAGCGATTGGGAGCGGATCGAACGCTTTGCCGACATCATCTACAAGGCTGGGTATGCCAGCCCGATCCGAACGCCCCGTGGCGAGGATATCATGGCCGCCTGCGGCCAGTTGAAATCCGCCACCGAACGCTCCCGCAAATCCCGCGCGCAGATCGAGGCCGAGGCAGGGCTTTAG
- a CDS encoding 3-hydroxyacyl-CoA dehydrogenase NAD-binding domain-containing protein encodes MTDFTIQKHADGVAIITWDTQGKSMNVMNAQGFLDLEALIDDALADDAVKGVILTSGKPGSFAGGMDLNIIAKMRDDAGDNPAKGLFDGVMGMHAILRKIERAGMDPKTNKGGKPIAAALPGTALGIGLEIPLACHRIFAADNPSAKIGLPEIMVGIFPGAGGTTRLVRKLGAMAASPLLLEGKLNDPKKAKAAGVVDEVVPADHLIEKAREWVLSNPEIVKPWDDKGYKMPGGAPYHPAGFMTFVGASAMVNGKTQGAFPAAKALLSAVYEGALVPFDTALKIEARWFVNVLMNPSSSAMIRSLFINKEALEKGANRPDVPDQRVKKVGVMGAGMMGAGIALVSAMAGMQVVLIDQKQEAADKGKSYTADFMDQGIKRGKATAEKKAATLDLITATTDYAALKGCDLIIEAVFEDPAVKAAVTKEVLKVVGEDCIFATNTSTLPISELAKASDNAENFIGIHFFSPVEKMMLVEIIKGQKTGPRAVAKALDYVRQIRKTPIVVNDARFFYCNRCIIPYINEGLRMVAEGVVPALIDNAARQLGFPVGPLQLVDETSIDLGAKIARATKAAMGDAYPDAAVDEVIFYMEGEGRLGRKSKAGFFDYDDKGKRLGYWPGLAAQYPRAAEQPDLHEVQQRLMFAQVLEAVRALEEGVLEDIREGDVGAILAWGFAPWSGGPFAWLDIIGTPYAAERCDQLAEQFGPRFATPKLLREMADKTQSFYGRFGGQAAAA; translated from the coding sequence ATGACTGATTTCACAATTCAAAAACACGCCGATGGTGTCGCGATCATCACCTGGGACACGCAGGGCAAGTCGATGAACGTGATGAACGCGCAAGGGTTTCTCGACCTTGAGGCGCTGATTGATGACGCGCTTGCGGATGATGCCGTCAAGGGCGTGATCCTCACCTCGGGCAAGCCGGGCTCGTTTGCGGGCGGTATGGACCTCAATATCATTGCCAAGATGCGCGATGACGCGGGCGACAACCCTGCAAAGGGGCTTTTTGACGGGGTGATGGGGATGCACGCCATCCTGCGCAAGATCGAGCGCGCGGGCATGGACCCCAAGACCAACAAGGGTGGCAAGCCGATTGCGGCGGCGCTGCCTGGCACGGCACTTGGCATCGGGCTTGAGATTCCGCTCGCCTGCCACCGGATCTTTGCCGCTGACAATCCGTCTGCCAAGATTGGCCTGCCCGAGATCATGGTGGGGATTTTTCCCGGGGCGGGTGGCACTACGCGGCTTGTGCGCAAGCTGGGCGCGATGGCCGCCTCGCCGCTCCTGCTCGAGGGCAAGCTCAACGACCCGAAAAAAGCCAAAGCCGCCGGTGTGGTGGATGAGGTGGTGCCCGCCGATCACCTGATCGAAAAGGCCCGCGAATGGGTGCTGAGCAATCCCGAAATCGTCAAACCCTGGGATGACAAGGGCTATAAAATGCCCGGCGGCGCGCCCTATCACCCGGCGGGCTTCATGACCTTTGTCGGGGCCTCTGCCATGGTCAATGGCAAGACCCAAGGTGCGTTTCCGGCGGCCAAGGCGCTGCTCTCTGCGGTTTATGAAGGCGCGCTCGTGCCCTTTGACACCGCTCTCAAGATCGAGGCGCGCTGGTTCGTCAATGTGCTGATGAACCCCTCGTCCAGTGCGATGATCCGCTCGCTCTTCATCAACAAGGAAGCGTTGGAAAAGGGTGCCAACCGCCCCGATGTGCCCGATCAGCGCGTGAAGAAAGTTGGCGTCATGGGGGCCGGCATGATGGGCGCGGGCATCGCGCTTGTCTCTGCCATGGCGGGCATGCAAGTGGTCCTGATCGACCAGAAACAGGAGGCCGCGGACAAGGGCAAATCCTACACCGCCGATTTCATGGATCAGGGGATCAAGCGCGGCAAGGCCACAGCCGAGAAGAAGGCGGCGACGCTTGATCTTATCACCGCCACTACGGATTACGCAGCGCTCAAAGGGTGCGATTTGATCATCGAGGCGGTGTTCGAGGACCCTGCCGTCAAGGCCGCAGTCACCAAAGAGGTGCTCAAGGTTGTGGGTGAGGACTGTATCTTTGCCACCAACACCTCGACCCTGCCGATTTCGGAACTGGCCAAGGCATCTGACAACGCTGAGAATTTCATTGGCATCCATTTCTTCTCGCCGGTGGAAAAGATGATGCTGGTCGAGATCATCAAAGGTCAGAAAACCGGCCCCCGCGCCGTCGCCAAGGCGCTCGACTATGTCCGGCAAATCCGCAAGACGCCGATCGTGGTCAATGATGCCCGCTTCTTTTACTGCAACCGCTGCATCATTCCCTATATCAACGAGGGTCTACGCATGGTGGCCGAAGGTGTGGTCCCCGCGCTTATCGACAATGCCGCGCGGCAGCTTGGCTTTCCGGTGGGGCCGCTGCAACTGGTCGATGAGACCTCGATTGATCTGGGTGCCAAGATCGCCCGCGCCACCAAGGCCGCGATGGGCGACGCCTATCCGGATGCCGCCGTGGATGAGGTCATCTTTTACATGGAGGGCGAGGGGCGTCTGGGGCGCAAATCCAAGGCTGGCTTCTTTGACTATGACGACAAGGGCAAGCGTCTTGGGTATTGGCCGGGGCTGGCCGCCCAATACCCCCGCGCCGCCGAACAGCCTGACCTGCACGAGGTTCAGCAGCGTTTGATGTTCGCTCAGGTGCTCGAAGCGGTCCGCGCGCTTGAGGAGGGTGTTCTTGAGGACATCCGCGAAGGCGATGTGGGGGCGATCCTCGCTTGGGGTTTTGCGCCGTGGTCGGGCGGACCGTTTGCTTGGCTCGACATCATTGGCACGCCCTATGCCGCAGAGCGGTGCGATCAGTTGGCCGAGCAATTCGGCCCGCGTTTCGCAACCCCCAAATTGCTGCGTGAGATGGCCGACAAGACCCAGAGTTTCTATGGGCGCTTTGGTGGACAGGCGGCGGCAGCCTGA
- the speB gene encoding agmatinase — protein MTSDPFFHPISGFELPRFAGVPTFMRLPYVPNGHERYKDVQIGLIGVPWDSGTTNRPGPRHGPRQLRDASTMIRAQHPTSGMRPFEAVNCADLGDVGPNPADIIDSMRRISEFYDTVTGAGIIPLTAGGDHLTTLPVLRSLARRAPVGMIHFDSHTDLYHSYFGGTMYTHGTPFRRAVEEGLLDPKRVVMIGLRGTMYDTEDRDFAAAEGIRLILIEEFHARGPEDVMAEAREIAGDGDTYVSYDIDFVDPTFAPGTGTPEVGGPNSYQALQVVRGLHGVNIIGADLVEVSPPFDASGGTAFLGASIMFELLCVMAGQHAEG, from the coding sequence ATGACCTCTGATCCCTTCTTTCACCCGATTTCGGGGTTTGAGCTGCCGCGCTTTGCCGGTGTGCCCACATTCATGCGGCTGCCCTATGTGCCCAATGGGCATGAGCGCTACAAGGATGTGCAAATTGGCCTGATCGGCGTGCCCTGGGATAGCGGCACCACCAACCGGCCCGGCCCCCGCCATGGCCCCCGCCAATTGCGCGATGCCTCGACCATGATCCGCGCGCAGCATCCGACATCCGGCATGCGCCCGTTCGAGGCGGTGAATTGCGCCGATCTGGGGGATGTGGGGCCAAACCCTGCGGATATCATCGACAGTATGCGCCGGATTTCCGAGTTCTACGATACGGTCACCGGTGCGGGGATCATCCCGTTGACCGCAGGCGGGGATCACCTCACGACCCTGCCGGTGCTGCGGTCGCTGGCCCGCCGCGCGCCTGTGGGCATGATCCATTTCGACAGCCATACAGACCTCTATCACTCCTACTTCGGTGGCACGATGTATACTCATGGCACGCCGTTCCGTCGCGCAGTCGAAGAGGGGCTGCTTGATCCAAAACGCGTCGTGATGATCGGGTTGCGCGGCACGATGTATGACACCGAAGATCGCGATTTCGCCGCAGCTGAGGGTATCCGCCTGATCCTGATCGAGGAATTCCACGCCCGCGGCCCTGAAGATGTGATGGCCGAGGCGCGTGAAATTGCAGGCGATGGTGACACCTACGTCAGCTATGACATCGACTTTGTTGATCCAACCTTTGCCCCCGGCACCGGCACGCCAGAGGTGGGGGGGCCGAACAGCTATCAGGCATTGCAGGTCGTGCGCGGGCTTCACGGGGTCAACATCATCGGCGCTGATCTGGTCGAAGTGTCGCCGCCGTTTGACGCCTCTGGCGGCACGGCATTTCTAGGCGCGTCGATCATGTTTGAGCTGCTCTGCGTCATGGCGGGGCAACACGCCGAGGGGTAA
- a CDS encoding carbonic anhydrase, with amino-acid sequence MEHARPLPAYLVHRFHGWKATSYTENQSWYRHLAQQGQHPRAMVISCCDSRVHVTSIFGADQGEFFIHRNIANLVPPYVSDGAQHGTSAAVEYAVTALKVAHVIVIGHSACGGVKGCLDMCSGHAPELDKQTSFVGRWLDILRPGYERVKDMADADAQMNALEKQAVVISLENLMTFPFVAKAVSEGALTLHGLWHEIGSGALEQYSGNQDAFVPL; translated from the coding sequence ATGGAACACGCCCGCCCCCTGCCCGCTTATCTGGTGCACCGCTTTCATGGCTGGAAGGCCACAAGCTATACCGAGAACCAGTCGTGGTATCGGCATCTGGCGCAGCAGGGTCAGCACCCGCGCGCCATGGTGATTTCGTGTTGTGACAGCCGGGTGCACGTGACCTCGATCTTTGGCGCAGATCAGGGAGAGTTCTTTATTCATCGCAATATCGCCAACCTTGTCCCGCCCTATGTGAGTGATGGTGCGCAGCACGGCACTTCGGCGGCTGTGGAATATGCGGTGACAGCGCTCAAGGTGGCGCATGTGATCGTGATTGGTCATTCCGCCTGCGGCGGGGTCAAGGGATGTCTTGATATGTGCTCGGGCCATGCGCCGGAACTGGACAAGCAGACCAGCTTTGTCGGTCGGTGGCTTGATATCCTGCGGCCAGGCTATGAGCGGGTCAAGGATATGGCTGACGCCGATGCCCAGATGAATGCGCTGGAAAAGCAGGCGGTGGTGATCTCGCTTGAGAACCTGATGACGTTTCCGTTTGTCGCCAAAGCCGTGTCAGAGGGCGCGCTGACGCTGCATGGGCTCTGGCACGAAATAGGTTCTGGTGCACTGGAGCAATATAGCGGCAATCAGGATGCCTTTGTGCCACTCTGA
- a CDS encoding leucyl aminopeptidase family protein, whose amino-acid sequence MSLRFAAPDTPALPLHLVAEEALEGWLTGQAPEVAAWVRAMGFTGALGRVLVVPDAAGGIAMGLGGYGSATSRARGRFHLAGIAAALPAGTYRVAGLPEDQAETEALGWLLSHYAYERYRDQSPAKARLVAPEGVDAARLEIIAAGEALTRDLINTPANDLGPDALEAACAAIADQQGARVTCVRGEDLLAQNFPLIHTVGRASAVAPRLMDMRWGQSGPKLTLVGKGVCFDTGGLNLKPGSSMGLMKKDMGGAATVLGLAHMIMALGLPVQLRVLIPAVENAVAGNAFRPGDILTARNGLTVEVNNTDAEGRLVLADALSYGAEDAPDLMISMATLTGAARVALGPDLAPYYTDDTRFAGALEAAAARVADPVWRLPFHTPYEAMIEPGIADLDNAPSGGFAGSITAALFLRRFAGGLNYSHFDIYGWTPSAAPARPKGGVGMGARALLEALPEVLGL is encoded by the coding sequence ATGAGCCTCAGATTCGCTGCTCCCGACACGCCCGCCCTGCCGCTGCATCTTGTAGCTGAGGAGGCCCTTGAGGGGTGGCTTACAGGGCAAGCGCCCGAAGTTGCGGCATGGGTGCGCGCCATGGGGTTCACGGGTGCCCTTGGGCGCGTGCTGGTTGTGCCCGATGCGGCGGGTGGGATTGCCATGGGTTTGGGCGGTTACGGATCGGCGACGTCGCGCGCACGGGGGCGGTTTCATCTTGCCGGGATTGCCGCGGCCTTGCCTGCGGGCACCTACCGCGTTGCAGGCCTGCCCGAGGATCAGGCCGAGACCGAGGCGCTTGGCTGGCTCTTGTCGCACTATGCCTATGAGCGCTATCGCGACCAATCCCCGGCCAAGGCAAGGCTTGTTGCGCCCGAAGGCGTCGATGCGGCACGGTTGGAAATCATCGCGGCGGGCGAGGCGCTGACCCGCGACCTCATCAATACCCCCGCGAATGATCTTGGCCCCGATGCGCTTGAGGCGGCATGTGCCGCCATCGCCGATCAGCAGGGCGCGCGCGTGACCTGCGTGCGGGGCGAAGATCTGCTCGCGCAGAACTTTCCGCTGATCCACACGGTTGGGCGCGCCTCGGCTGTGGCCCCGCGCCTCATGGACATGCGGTGGGGGCAGAGTGGCCCGAAACTGACACTGGTGGGCAAAGGCGTTTGTTTCGACACGGGCGGGCTCAATCTCAAACCCGGCTCTTCCATGGGCCTGATGAAAAAGGACATGGGCGGGGCTGCTACGGTGCTGGGGCTGGCGCATATGATCATGGCGCTCGGTTTGCCGGTGCAGTTGCGTGTGCTCATTCCGGCGGTGGAAAACGCGGTTGCGGGCAATGCCTTTCGCCCCGGCGATATCCTGACCGCGCGCAATGGTCTGACGGTCGAGGTCAACAACACCGATGCCGAGGGTCGATTGGTGCTGGCGGACGCGCTATCCTATGGGGCCGAGGATGCACCCGATCTGATGATCTCCATGGCCACCCTCACCGGGGCAGCGCGCGTGGCGCTTGGGCCGGACCTTGCGCCCTATTACACTGACGATACTCGCTTTGCCGGGGCACTCGAGGCCGCCGCCGCGCGCGTGGCCGATCCGGTTTGGCGTCTGCCGTTTCATACGCCTTATGAGGCGATGATCGAGCCGGGCATCGCCGATCTCGACAATGCGCCCTCGGGCGGATTTGCAGGCTCGATCACCGCTGCGCTCTTTCTGCGCCGCTTTGCGGGTGGGCTGAACTACAGCCATTTCGACATCTACGGCTGGACGCCCTCCGCCGCCCCCGCACGCCCCAAGGGTGGTGTCGGCATGGGCGCGCGTGCGCTTTTGGAGGCGCTGCCAGAGGTGCTGGGGCTGTGA
- a CDS encoding C40 family peptidase gives MTTPCLIALPLVDLLRGPDGPRDRQLLMGEGVTVQSIADEWAEVTAIRDGYSGFVPDSALTEGTVTHRVSARATHLYPAPDFKTRERFSLSHGARLQVLSQQGRFAETPQGYVPHAHLSSLDVLDTDPVTVAETLLGTPYLWGGNSSFGIDCSGLVQAGCLACGIACPGDSGPQERSLGAPLSESAPLQRGDLLFWRGHVAWVSDPATLLHANAHHMAVAYEPIADAIARITAQRGGPVTSRKRLKGLS, from the coding sequence GTGACCACACCCTGCTTGATTGCCTTGCCTCTCGTTGACCTATTGCGCGGCCCCGACGGCCCGCGCGATCGACAACTTCTGATGGGTGAGGGTGTCACGGTGCAGTCGATCGCTGATGAATGGGCAGAGGTTACAGCCATCCGCGACGGCTATTCGGGTTTTGTGCCTGACTCGGCGCTGACTGAGGGGACAGTTACCCACCGCGTCAGCGCCCGCGCCACGCATCTTTATCCCGCGCCGGATTTCAAGACCCGCGAGCGCTTCAGCCTTAGCCATGGTGCGCGGCTTCAGGTGCTTTCCCAACAAGGCCGATTTGCCGAAACGCCGCAGGGATACGTCCCGCACGCCCATCTGTCATCGCTGGACGTGCTCGACACTGATCCTGTCACCGTCGCCGAAACCCTGCTGGGCACGCCCTATCTCTGGGGTGGAAATTCCAGCTTTGGAATTGATTGTTCGGGGTTGGTGCAGGCGGGGTGTCTTGCGTGTGGCATTGCCTGCCCGGGCGACAGCGGACCGCAAGAGCGCAGCCTTGGCGCGCCTTTGTCTGAATCCGCCCCCCTCCAACGCGGCGACCTCCTCTTCTGGCGTGGTCATGTCGCATGGGTGTCTGATCCCGCCACGCTCCTCCATGCCAACGCGCATCACATGGCCGTGGCCTATGAACCCATAGCGGATGCCATTGCCCGCATCACCGCGCAGAGGGGCGGCCCCGTCACCTCTCGCAAACGCCTGAAAGGACTGTCATGA